One Amorphoplanes digitatis genomic window carries:
- a CDS encoding zf-HC2 domain-containing protein, producing the protein MACERWREMLSAQLDGEDDPADRARVDEHLAGCAGCREWLERAATVNRLTSTGLAADVPDLSAAIVAALPAEPRRRRLLALGPLYVALAAVGAVQLILGLAQVGGGASSLHVHSGLDATPGHLWHESAAWNVAVGAGFLFIALRRSRPTGLVPMLTAFVGMLLLLSVNDLSAARVDSERLISHGFVILGYLIVVALSRAAGESARPPGDRAAGGGGWHLVEEGEAGDPASTGLRLVPRGPLTASAAAPPGGGRRAA; encoded by the coding sequence ATGGCGTGTGAGCGGTGGCGCGAGATGCTGTCTGCGCAGCTGGACGGCGAGGACGATCCGGCCGATCGGGCCCGGGTCGACGAGCATCTGGCCGGGTGTGCGGGCTGCCGGGAGTGGCTTGAGCGGGCGGCCACGGTCAACCGGCTGACGAGTACCGGCCTGGCCGCGGACGTGCCCGACCTGAGCGCCGCCATCGTCGCGGCCCTGCCGGCCGAACCCCGGCGCCGGCGCCTACTGGCCCTCGGGCCGCTCTACGTCGCGCTGGCCGCGGTCGGCGCCGTGCAGCTCATCCTCGGTCTGGCGCAGGTCGGCGGCGGCGCGAGCAGCCTGCACGTGCACTCCGGCCTGGACGCGACCCCCGGCCACCTGTGGCACGAGTCGGCGGCCTGGAACGTGGCCGTCGGTGCCGGCTTCCTCTTCATCGCCCTGCGCCGCAGTCGGCCGACCGGCCTGGTCCCGATGCTCACCGCGTTCGTGGGGATGTTGCTGCTGCTCTCGGTCAACGACCTGTCGGCGGCCCGGGTGGACAGCGAGCGGCTGATCAGCCACGGCTTCGTGATCCTCGGGTACCTGATCGTCGTGGCCCTGTCGCGGGCCGCCGGCGAGTCGGCCCGCCCGCCCGGCGACCGGGCGGCGGGTGGCGGCGGCTGGCACCTCGTCGAGGAGGGCGAGGCCGGCGATCCGGCGTCGACCGGGCTCCGCCTCGTGCCGCGCGGCCCGCTCACCGCCTCCGCGGCGGCCCCGCCGGGCGGCGGGCGCCGGGCCGCCTGA
- the sthA gene encoding Si-specific NAD(P)(+) transhydrogenase, translating to MYDYDLLVLGSGPSGQKAAIAAAKLGKRVGIIDRRDMIGGVCINTGTVPSKTLREAVLYLTGLSQRDLYGSSYRVKEEITVSDLAARTQHVITRQTDVIRNQLARNHVAMLTGTGRFADAHAIWIDGGGGRDTKVSADKIIIAAGTRPARPDSVDFDDRTIVDSDGVINLQAVPRSMVVVGAGVIGMEYASMFAALGTKVTVVERRDKMLEFCDDEIVESLKYHLRDLSVTFRFGEEVAAVERHQTAALCILKSGKKIVADTVMYSAGRQGQTDDLALEAAGLSADKRGRIEVDTSYRTAVDNIYAVGDVIGFPALASTSMEQGRLAAQHACGEPVREMHELQPIGIYTIPEISFVGKTEDQLTDSATPFEVGIARYRELARGQIVGDSYGMLKLLVSPENGRLLGVHVFGTAATDIVHIGQAVMGCGGTVDYLVDAVFNYPTLSEAYKVAALDASNKIRNITRIDG from the coding sequence GTGTACGACTACGACCTGTTAGTACTGGGCTCCGGGCCCAGCGGACAAAAGGCCGCGATCGCCGCCGCCAAGCTCGGTAAGCGGGTCGGCATCATCGACCGCCGCGACATGATCGGCGGGGTGTGCATCAACACCGGCACCGTCCCGTCCAAGACCCTGCGTGAGGCCGTGCTCTACCTGACCGGCCTGAGCCAGCGCGATCTCTACGGCAGCAGCTACCGGGTCAAGGAGGAGATCACGGTCAGCGACCTGGCCGCCCGGACCCAGCACGTGATCACACGCCAGACCGACGTCATCCGCAACCAGCTCGCCCGCAACCACGTCGCGATGCTGACCGGCACCGGCCGCTTCGCCGACGCGCACGCGATCTGGATCGACGGCGGCGGTGGCCGCGACACCAAGGTCAGCGCCGACAAGATCATTATTGCCGCGGGCACCCGGCCGGCCCGGCCGGACAGCGTCGACTTCGACGACCGGACCATCGTCGACTCCGACGGCGTCATCAACCTGCAGGCCGTGCCGCGCAGCATGGTCGTGGTCGGCGCCGGGGTGATCGGCATGGAGTACGCCTCCATGTTCGCCGCGCTCGGCACCAAGGTCACCGTCGTCGAGCGGCGCGACAAGATGCTCGAGTTCTGCGACGACGAGATCGTCGAGTCGCTGAAATACCACCTGCGCGACCTGTCGGTGACGTTCCGCTTCGGCGAGGAGGTCGCGGCCGTCGAGCGGCACCAGACCGCCGCGCTCTGCATCCTCAAGAGCGGCAAGAAGATCGTCGCCGACACCGTCATGTACTCGGCCGGCCGGCAGGGGCAGACCGACGACCTGGCCCTGGAGGCCGCCGGGCTGAGCGCGGACAAGCGTGGCCGGATCGAGGTCGACACCAGCTACCGCACCGCGGTCGACAACATCTACGCCGTCGGCGACGTGATCGGCTTCCCGGCGCTCGCCTCGACCTCGATGGAGCAGGGCCGGCTCGCGGCACAGCACGCGTGCGGCGAGCCGGTCCGCGAGATGCACGAGCTCCAGCCGATCGGCATCTACACGATTCCGGAGATCAGCTTCGTCGGGAAGACCGAGGACCAGCTCACCGACAGCGCGACCCCGTTCGAGGTCGGCATCGCCCGCTATCGCGAGCTGGCGCGCGGGCAGATCGTCGGCGACTCGTACGGGATGCTCAAGCTGCTCGTCTCGCCCGAGAACGGCAGGCTGCTCGGCGTGCACGTCTTCGGCACCGCGGCGACCGACATCGTGCACATCGGGCAGGCGGTGATGGGCTGCGGCGGCACGGTCGACTACCTGGTCGACGCGGTGTTCAACTACCCGACCCTGTCGGAGGCCTACAAGGTCGCGGCGCTGGACGCGAGCAACAAGATCCGCAACATCACCCGGATCGACGGCTGA
- a CDS encoding ABC transporter ATP-binding protein, giving the protein MNALLKGTGLHRSYGPTPALRGIDIEIGAGEIVAVTGPSGCGKSTLLHCLAGILKVDAGEVHYREQDIGLWSEAARSRLRRTDFGVLFQFGQLVPELTAAENVALPLLLAGSGRREARKAATLWLGRFGVGDLADQLPGRMSGGEQQRCAVARALVTEPKVLFADEPTGALDVLTGEQVLTEIVHVAREQGTSVVLVTHEPKIAAYADREIGLRDGVLDPTGLGLEVGS; this is encoded by the coding sequence ATGAACGCGCTACTCAAGGGAACCGGGCTGCACCGCTCGTACGGGCCGACCCCGGCCCTGCGGGGCATCGACATCGAGATCGGTGCGGGTGAGATCGTCGCGGTCACCGGGCCCAGCGGTTGCGGCAAGTCGACCCTCCTGCACTGCCTCGCCGGGATCCTCAAGGTCGACGCCGGCGAGGTGCACTACCGCGAGCAGGACATCGGGCTGTGGAGTGAGGCGGCCCGCTCCCGCCTGCGGCGCACCGACTTCGGGGTGCTGTTCCAGTTCGGCCAGCTGGTGCCCGAGCTGACCGCCGCCGAGAACGTCGCCCTTCCGCTGCTTCTCGCCGGCTCGGGGCGGCGTGAGGCGCGCAAGGCCGCGACGCTGTGGCTCGGCCGCTTCGGCGTCGGCGACCTCGCCGACCAGCTGCCCGGCAGGATGTCCGGCGGCGAGCAGCAGCGCTGTGCGGTCGCCCGGGCGCTGGTGACCGAGCCCAAGGTGCTCTTCGCCGACGAGCCGACCGGCGCGCTGGACGTGCTCACCGGCGAGCAGGTGCTGACCGAGATCGTGCACGTCGCCCGTGAGCAGGGCACCTCGGTCGTGCTTGTCACCCACGAGCCGAAGATCGCCGCGTACGCGGACCGCGAGATCGGCCTGCGCGACGGCGTGCTCGACCCGACCGGCCTGGGTCTCGAGGTCGGCTCATGA
- a CDS encoding ThuA domain-containing protein encodes MARKLLRRALVAALGILTAGSVGIAVADAAAAAPFKVLAFYNGTWDAAHIDFDSEARDWFPRAGAQYGFTWEATTDWSRLNAGELAQYKVIMFLDDAPPADRRAAFQQYMQNGGAWMGFHVSAFTTDANSWSWYHNTFLGSGNFATNTWGPTAETLRIEDRGHPSTAGLPATITSAVSEWYSWSRDLRQNPDIDVLASVDTSSFPVGTDPNQQWRSGYYPLIWTNRNYRMLYTNFGHNGMNYETNTRTSSTFASAQQNQWLINGLLWLGGATPTTPPTTGPINPSLWYSIVNAGSGKCVDARAGGTTNGTAIQQYACNAGNAGNAGNAQQYQFATTGGNYVRINNRGNSAQALDVTNVSTADNAPIQTWSYSGGLNQQWQPVAEAGGAYHFVNRNSGKCLDVPAASTADGVQLVQYTCNGTAAQSFRLTVR; translated from the coding sequence GTGGCTCGAAAACTGCTCAGGCGCGCCCTCGTGGCCGCGCTCGGAATCCTCACGGCCGGCTCCGTCGGCATCGCCGTCGCCGACGCCGCCGCGGCCGCACCGTTCAAGGTCCTCGCGTTCTACAACGGGACCTGGGACGCCGCGCACATCGACTTCGACTCCGAGGCCCGCGACTGGTTCCCCCGGGCCGGCGCGCAGTACGGCTTCACCTGGGAGGCGACCACCGACTGGAGCCGACTCAACGCCGGCGAGCTGGCCCAGTACAAGGTCATCATGTTCCTGGACGACGCGCCGCCGGCGGACCGCCGGGCCGCGTTCCAGCAGTACATGCAGAACGGCGGCGCCTGGATGGGCTTCCACGTCAGCGCGTTCACCACCGACGCGAACTCGTGGAGCTGGTACCACAACACGTTCCTGGGCTCGGGGAACTTCGCCACCAACACCTGGGGGCCGACCGCCGAGACGCTGCGGATCGAGGACCGTGGACACCCCTCCACCGCGGGCCTGCCCGCGACGATCACCTCCGCGGTCAGCGAGTGGTACTCGTGGAGCCGGGACCTGCGGCAGAACCCGGACATCGACGTGCTGGCCTCGGTCGACACGTCCAGCTTCCCGGTCGGCACCGACCCGAACCAGCAGTGGCGCAGTGGCTACTACCCGCTGATCTGGACCAACAGGAACTACCGGATGCTGTACACGAACTTCGGTCACAACGGCATGAACTACGAGACCAACACCCGGACCTCGTCGACCTTCGCGAGCGCACAGCAGAACCAGTGGCTGATCAACGGCCTGCTCTGGCTCGGCGGCGCGACGCCGACCACTCCCCCGACGACCGGGCCCATCAACCCCTCCCTCTGGTACTCGATCGTCAACGCGGGCAGCGGCAAGTGCGTCGACGCCCGCGCCGGCGGCACGACAAACGGCACGGCGATCCAGCAGTACGCCTGCAACGCCGGCAACGCCGGCAACGCCGGCAACGCGCAGCAGTACCAGTTCGCCACGACGGGCGGTAACTACGTGCGGATCAACAACCGGGGCAACAGCGCGCAGGCGCTGGACGTGACGAACGTGTCGACCGCCGACAACGCGCCGATTCAGACCTGGTCCTACTCGGGCGGCCTCAACCAGCAGTGGCAGCCGGTCGCCGAGGCCGGCGGCGCGTACCACTTCGTGAACCGCAACAGCGGCAAGTGCCTGGACGTGCCCGCGGCCTCGACCGCGGACGGCGTGCAACTCGTGCAGTACACCTGCAACGGCACCGCGGCGCAAAGCTTCCGGCTCACTGTGCGTTAG
- the mscL gene encoding large conductance mechanosensitive channel protein MscL — protein MVKGFKDFIMRGNVVDLAVGIVIGAAFTAVVTSFTNAFLKPLIQLMGGNSSASAGVWKVGEVEFQWAAFVNAVITFLLTAAVLYFLVVYPLNRLAERRKRGEEPPPENPSEEIRLLTEIRDALVQQRISPSAADDLLGRHQQQDPPRR, from the coding sequence ATGGTCAAAGGCTTCAAAGACTTCATCATGCGGGGCAACGTCGTCGACCTCGCGGTCGGCATCGTCATCGGCGCCGCCTTCACCGCCGTCGTCACCTCGTTCACCAACGCCTTCCTGAAGCCGCTCATCCAGCTGATGGGCGGCAACAGCAGCGCCTCCGCCGGCGTCTGGAAGGTCGGCGAGGTCGAGTTCCAGTGGGCCGCCTTCGTCAACGCGGTCATCACCTTCCTGCTGACCGCCGCGGTCCTCTACTTCCTCGTGGTCTACCCGCTCAACCGCCTCGCCGAGCGCCGCAAGCGCGGCGAGGAGCCGCCGCCGGAGAACCCCAGCGAGGAGATCCGGCTGCTCACCGAGATCCGCGACGCGCTGGTACAGCAGCGGATCTCGCCGAGCGCGGCCGACGACCTCCTCGGCCGGCACCAGCAGCAGGACCCGCCGCGGCGCTGA
- a CDS encoding STAS domain-containing protein, with the protein MSLTVQTEQRGDMVVVSVAGELDMATAPQLQDQISDLLEKGRTQLVFDLAEVSFCDSTGLSVFVRAKNSTDDAGGVVRLAAPQRGVLRILEVSGLVEVLHTYPSVDEAVTAGQPALD; encoded by the coding sequence ATGTCCCTGACGGTACAAACGGAACAGCGCGGCGACATGGTCGTCGTGTCGGTCGCCGGCGAGCTCGACATGGCCACCGCACCACAGCTTCAGGACCAGATCAGCGACCTCCTGGAAAAGGGCCGCACGCAGCTGGTCTTCGACCTGGCCGAGGTCTCCTTCTGCGACTCGACCGGGCTGTCCGTCTTCGTGCGCGCGAAGAACAGCACCGACGACGCCGGCGGCGTCGTACGCCTCGCCGCCCCGCAGCGCGGGGTGCTGCGCATCCTCGAGGTCAGCGGTCTGGTCGAGGTGCTGCACACCTATCCGTCCGTGGACGAGGCCGTTACGGCCGGGCAGCCCGCGCTCGACTGA
- a CDS encoding L,D-transpeptidase family protein: MRRALTYAATVITIATLAAGCDGGDSEPAAAPAPVPSTAPASTPTTAPPSTEPPSAEPAAPTASPTPSAPAKPQKLKSGAKGAEVLALQKRLNELGYWNGKADGTFGGQTQQAVFALQKAAGLGRDGVVGPKTKKALDEGVRPKAKSTSGRVVEINLKRQLLMLVDDGEVSQVFNTSTGSMEHYEQNGNTFLADTPSGKFKVSRQIDGWRHAPLGLLWRPKYFNGGIAVHGANSVPPYPASHGCARVSISAMNWLWKNDELPLKTRVWVY; encoded by the coding sequence GTGCGGAGAGCTCTGACGTATGCGGCCACGGTGATCACGATCGCCACGCTCGCCGCCGGCTGTGACGGCGGCGACTCCGAGCCGGCAGCCGCGCCCGCACCCGTACCGTCGACGGCGCCCGCCTCGACCCCCACGACGGCCCCGCCGTCCACCGAGCCGCCGTCCGCCGAGCCGGCGGCACCGACGGCCTCGCCGACGCCGTCGGCACCGGCGAAGCCGCAGAAGCTCAAGAGCGGCGCGAAAGGCGCCGAGGTCCTGGCGCTCCAGAAGCGGCTGAACGAGCTCGGCTACTGGAACGGCAAGGCCGACGGCACGTTCGGCGGGCAGACCCAGCAGGCGGTCTTCGCGCTCCAGAAGGCGGCGGGCCTGGGCCGCGACGGCGTGGTCGGCCCCAAGACCAAGAAGGCCCTGGACGAGGGCGTACGCCCCAAGGCGAAGAGCACCAGCGGCCGCGTCGTCGAGATCAACCTGAAGCGCCAGCTGCTGATGCTCGTCGACGACGGCGAGGTCAGCCAGGTCTTCAACACCTCCACGGGCTCGATGGAGCACTACGAGCAGAACGGCAACACGTTCCTGGCCGACACCCCGAGCGGCAAGTTCAAGGTGTCCCGGCAGATCGACGGCTGGCGGCACGCGCCGCTCGGCCTGCTCTGGCGCCCGAAGTACTTCAACGGCGGCATCGCCGTGCACGGCGCGAACAGCGTGCCGCCGTACCCCGCGTCGCACGGCTGCGCGCGGGTGTCGATCTCGGCCATGAACTGGCTCTGGAAGAACGACGAGCTGCCGCTCAAGACCCGGGTCTGGGTCTACTGA
- a CDS encoding PadR family transcriptional regulator — protein MSTSHVLLGLLSAGPQHGYELKRVHDERLPRAKPLAYGQVYATLGRLERDGLVEQSGQDQEGGPERTSYALTDAGRDKLGEWLAAVEPPAPYVTSDLFAKVIVSLLAAGTTAATDYLVAQRAAHTTRLRELTAVKTAPDSSAGDVVAADYAIAHLDADLTWLQTTLLRVAELHREVNA, from the coding sequence ATGTCAACGTCGCACGTACTGCTGGGCCTGCTGTCCGCCGGCCCCCAGCATGGTTACGAGCTCAAGCGGGTGCACGACGAGCGACTACCCAGGGCGAAGCCGCTCGCGTACGGGCAGGTCTATGCCACGCTCGGGCGCCTCGAGCGGGACGGGCTCGTCGAGCAGTCGGGCCAGGACCAGGAGGGCGGGCCCGAACGGACCTCCTACGCCCTCACCGACGCCGGCCGGGACAAGCTCGGCGAGTGGCTGGCCGCCGTCGAGCCGCCGGCACCGTACGTGACGAGTGACCTCTTCGCCAAGGTCATCGTCAGCCTGCTCGCCGCCGGCACCACCGCCGCGACCGACTACCTCGTCGCCCAGCGCGCCGCGCACACCACCCGGCTGCGCGAGCTGACCGCGGTCAAGACGGCACCCGACTCGTCCGCCGGGGACGTCGTCGCCGCCGACTACGCCATCGCCCACCTGGACGCGGACCTGACCTGGTTGCAGACCACGTTGTTGCGCGTCGCCGAGCTGCACCGAGAGGTGAACGCATGA
- a CDS encoding phosphotransferase has protein sequence MLDEPDGLDTAELLAGLEQGWGIRARSARYLPVGFGSYHWTTDDNFLTVDRVGDDRAFASLRRALDATLALRRAGLEFVVAPLPARTGPAALRLGHRYALSVYPLVDGEAGHFGPHRPEDVPEVLGLLARLHRTAAPAGAERLDLALPGRAGLLDLGRPWTGGPFAERAWRLLSDNSVRLSDMLAEYDGLAAKAEATPERWVVTHGEPHPGNLMRTGSGLVLVDWETVRIAPPERDLWLVDDDQGDPAAAALFRLRWTLADIAGYAAELRRPHEATEDVTASWTYLNSYFA, from the coding sequence ATGCTGGATGAGCCGGACGGCCTGGATACCGCCGAACTGCTGGCCGGGCTGGAGCAGGGCTGGGGAATCCGGGCCCGGTCCGCGCGGTACCTGCCGGTCGGGTTCGGCAGCTACCACTGGACGACGGACGACAACTTCCTGACCGTCGACCGGGTCGGCGACGACCGGGCGTTCGCGTCGCTGCGGCGGGCGCTCGACGCCACGCTGGCCCTGCGCCGGGCCGGGCTGGAGTTCGTGGTCGCGCCGCTGCCGGCGCGGACCGGGCCGGCGGCGCTGCGGCTCGGCCACCGCTACGCCCTCTCGGTGTACCCGCTGGTCGACGGCGAGGCCGGCCACTTCGGACCGCACCGGCCCGAGGACGTACCCGAGGTGCTCGGGCTGTTGGCGCGGCTGCACCGCACCGCGGCGCCGGCCGGCGCCGAGCGCCTCGACCTGGCCCTGCCGGGCCGGGCCGGGCTCCTCGATCTCGGCCGGCCGTGGACGGGCGGCCCGTTCGCCGAGCGGGCGTGGCGGCTGCTGAGCGACAATTCCGTACGCCTGAGCGACATGCTCGCCGAGTACGATGGGCTCGCCGCCAAGGCGGAGGCCACGCCGGAGAGATGGGTGGTGACCCACGGCGAACCGCATCCCGGCAACCTGATGCGGACCGGGTCCGGCCTGGTCCTCGTCGACTGGGAGACCGTGCGGATCGCCCCGCCGGAACGGGACCTCTGGCTGGTCGACGACGACCAGGGCGACCCGGCCGCGGCGGCGCTCTTCCGGCTGCGGTGGACGCTCGCCGACATCGCCGGGTACGCCGCCGAGCTGCGGCGACCGCACGAGGCGACCGAGGACGTCACCGCGTCTTGGACCTACCTGAACAGCTACTTCGCCTGA
- a CDS encoding DUF4279 domain-containing protein, whose translation MIDTDAAAVRCTQRAYLYLERDVATGDPPYTADELELMAFEPDEVTRLAGLRPTATWRRGDPHPRFRTPRRFSGWHYELPARETHVTEHVLSDLLDAVEPYAEGLAAARDGLGLRAGIMILIEMQGDRDEDGDVSVSTASIAYSAATLHRLAALDLSLEHDQYVLVD comes from the coding sequence ATGATTGACACCGATGCTGCCGCGGTCCGCTGCACCCAGCGCGCGTACCTGTACCTGGAGCGTGACGTCGCCACCGGAGATCCGCCGTACACCGCCGACGAGCTGGAGCTGATGGCCTTCGAGCCGGACGAGGTGACCCGGCTCGCCGGTCTGCGGCCGACCGCCACGTGGCGGCGCGGTGACCCACATCCCCGCTTCCGTACGCCGCGGCGTTTCAGCGGCTGGCACTACGAGCTTCCGGCCCGCGAAACCCACGTCACCGAGCACGTCCTCTCGGACCTGCTCGACGCCGTCGAGCCGTACGCCGAAGGCCTCGCCGCGGCCCGCGACGGCCTGGGCCTGCGCGCGGGCATCATGATCCTCATCGAGATGCAGGGCGACCGCGACGAGGACGGCGACGTCTCGGTCTCCACCGCGTCGATCGCCTACAGCGCCGCCACCCTGCACCGGCTCGCCGCCCTCGACCTGAGCCTGGAACACGACCAGTACGTCCTGGTCGACTGA
- a CDS encoding CGNR zinc finger domain-containing protein: protein MSWKASARHGVREAPAGLALLQDLLNTRASMSYAPDLLGTPDDAQRWLTDALATWSRVVGLPAPVLLLSSTDMRSLRRLRSTFEGVILAGGRKPEPDGALPPADVPVSLVPDADGWVRMVPSGRGTRWLASALWAETLLAQQAGLWSRLKLCHNIDCRAAFFDTSRNNSGVWHDVSTCGNTANLRAFRERKRLMGGSGSQLGGPSVQRPDLH, encoded by the coding sequence ATGTCATGGAAGGCAAGCGCCCGGCACGGGGTGCGCGAGGCGCCCGCCGGCCTCGCCCTCCTGCAGGATCTGTTGAACACTCGGGCGTCCATGTCATACGCCCCGGACCTGCTCGGAACCCCGGACGACGCGCAGCGTTGGCTGACCGACGCGCTCGCCACCTGGTCCCGGGTCGTCGGCCTGCCGGCGCCGGTCCTCCTGCTGTCGTCGACCGACATGCGCTCGCTGCGCCGGCTGCGCTCGACGTTCGAGGGGGTCATCCTGGCCGGCGGCCGCAAGCCCGAGCCCGACGGCGCGCTGCCCCCGGCCGACGTGCCGGTCAGCCTGGTGCCCGACGCCGACGGCTGGGTCCGGATGGTGCCCAGCGGCCGCGGCACCCGCTGGCTGGCCTCCGCGCTGTGGGCCGAGACCCTGCTCGCCCAGCAGGCCGGCCTCTGGTCCCGGCTCAAGCTCTGCCACAACATCGACTGCCGCGCGGCGTTCTTCGACACGTCCCGCAACAACAGCGGGGTCTGGCACGACGTCAGCACCTGCGGCAACACGGCGAACCTGCGGGCGTTTCGGGAGCGTAAGCGGCTGATGGGCGGTTCCGGCAGCCAACTCGGCGGCCCCAGCGTGCAGCGCCCCGATCTGCACTGA